Proteins encoded together in one Coriobacteriia bacterium window:
- a CDS encoding glycosyltransferase — translation MRIAFFTDTYLPEVNGAVTSIDSHSRLLGARGHEVLIICPKYRKPILHVVPHVTIRRYRSFSFISNKDTRLAFPAMASVARALQRFEPDIVHIHTPLSIGVIGLATARMMRLPIVETYHTYIPDFMQYVEPQRLLRLDDLQDRVLNSLIFERMFDAGMFHGLAALEEQGKRAADEIARVARAALGEEAPEKPADLTTRFAWQFTRTIYNRADLVITPSATLQRELVQHGVTVPVEHLSNGLDLSIIHPKTSYASTGKLLHAGRLGHEKNIDVVVRAFALMLEEHPGYTLDILGDGPARESLVRLAERLGISERVHMGGFMDRHALGKAYADYDAFVTASTIETQGIVLLEAMAAGLPIAGVKALAIPELVIDGRDGLLVEPGDERSLAAVLRTLVSDETLRARLGAAGQMDVKPHALESVVTRLEELYEQVLA, via the coding sequence ATGCGCATCGCGTTCTTCACCGATACGTACCTGCCTGAGGTCAACGGCGCCGTCACGAGCATCGACTCGCACTCGCGTCTTCTTGGCGCGCGGGGTCATGAGGTCCTCATCATCTGCCCCAAGTACCGCAAGCCGATCCTGCACGTGGTTCCACACGTGACGATCAGGCGGTACCGGAGTTTCAGCTTCATCTCCAACAAGGACACGCGCCTCGCGTTTCCGGCGATGGCTTCGGTTGCGCGGGCGCTCCAGCGCTTCGAGCCGGATATCGTCCACATCCACACGCCGCTCTCCATCGGCGTGATCGGACTCGCGACGGCGCGCATGATGCGGCTGCCGATCGTCGAGACCTACCACACGTACATCCCTGACTTCATGCAGTACGTCGAGCCGCAGCGGCTGTTGCGCCTGGACGACTTGCAGGACCGCGTGCTGAACTCGCTCATCTTCGAGCGCATGTTCGACGCCGGCATGTTTCATGGCCTTGCGGCCCTTGAGGAGCAGGGCAAGCGGGCGGCGGACGAGATCGCCCGCGTGGCGCGGGCCGCGCTCGGCGAGGAGGCGCCGGAGAAGCCGGCCGACCTCACCACGCGCTTCGCGTGGCAGTTCACTCGCACGATCTACAATCGCGCTGACCTCGTCATCACGCCTTCGGCGACACTGCAGCGTGAGCTCGTTCAGCACGGTGTCACGGTACCCGTGGAGCATCTGAGCAACGGACTCGATCTTTCGATCATCCACCCCAAGACGTCGTACGCTTCCACCGGCAAGTTGCTGCATGCGGGGCGCCTCGGCCACGAAAAGAACATCGATGTGGTGGTGAGGGCGTTCGCGTTGATGCTCGAAGAGCACCCCGGTTACACGCTCGACATCCTCGGCGATGGCCCCGCCCGCGAGAGTCTCGTCCGACTCGCCGAGCGCCTCGGTATCTCGGAGCGGGTGCACATGGGCGGGTTCATGGACCGCCACGCGCTCGGCAAGGCGTACGCCGACTACGATGCGTTCGTCACGGCGAGCACCATCGAGACGCAGGGCATCGTGTTGCTCGAGGCGATGGCGGCCGGTCTGCCGATCGCCGGCGTGAAAGCGCTTGCTATCCCCGAACTCGTGATCGACGGCCGCGACGGGCTTCTGGTCGAACCGGGGGACGAGCGCTCGCTCGCCGCCGTACTGCGTACCCTCGTCTCCGATGAGACGCTGCGTGCGCGGCTGGGTGCGGCCGGGCAGATGGACGTGAAGCCGCACGCGCTCGAGTCGGTGGTCACCCGGCTCGAGGAGCTCTACGAGCAGGTGCTGGCCTAG
- a CDS encoding ferredoxin, translated as MKAVVDRDLCIGCGLCEQTCPEVFRMGEDGLAYVIDEDPPAETYPDVEGCVELCPVSAISIA; from the coding sequence ATGAAAGCAGTGGTCGACCGCGACCTGTGTATCGGGTGCGGTCTGTGCGAGCAGACCTGCCCCGAGGTCTTTCGCATGGGCGAGGACGGCCTCGCCTACGTGATCGACGAAGACCCACCCGCCGAGACGTACCCCGATGTCGAGGGGTGCGTCGAACTCTGCCCCGTCTCGGCGATCAGCATCGCCTAG
- a CDS encoding DUF4190 domain-containing protein — protein MSDNWSQNPPPPAPPSAPPPQPAPPAYAPPQAPAPGQYLPAPQAYAPQYVQPQSRGGEGQAIAALVIGIVGVLAWCLPILGVPLAIIGIVLGVMGMKSSKRTLAIIGLVLCVLSLLAGIVNGVLGAVLAVSDPTFLESL, from the coding sequence ATGTCCGATAACTGGAGTCAGAATCCGCCGCCCCCGGCCCCACCGTCAGCACCGCCGCCCCAGCCGGCACCTCCAGCGTATGCGCCTCCGCAGGCGCCGGCGCCCGGCCAGTACCTGCCGGCACCGCAGGCCTACGCGCCGCAGTACGTCCAGCCGCAGAGCCGCGGCGGCGAGGGCCAGGCGATCGCCGCTCTCGTCATCGGCATCGTCGGTGTCCTCGCGTGGTGTCTGCCGATCCTCGGCGTGCCGCTGGCGATCATCGGCATCGTGCTTGGCGTCATGGGCATGAAGTCATCGAAGCGCACGCTCGCCATCATCGGTCTCGTGCTGTGCGTGCTCTCGCTCCTGGCCGGCATCGTGAACGGCGTGCTCGGTGCGGTTCTGGCCGTATCGGATCCGACCTTCCTCGAGAGCCTCTAG
- a CDS encoding N-acetyltransferase family protein: protein MHIRPATADDVPAITAIYNQAVTDTTASFDLESKTLDERMTWFVNHGPRHPVFVAEAEGQIAGWGSLSPYSERPAYDATVEISIYIERSWHRRGIGAALGQQLLASAREIGLHVIVARICTENEASLRLTRNLGFEDAGTLHAVGFKFGRWLDVAQLELVL from the coding sequence ATGCACATCCGTCCGGCCACGGCCGATGACGTCCCGGCGATCACCGCCATCTACAACCAGGCGGTCACCGACACCACCGCGAGCTTCGATCTCGAGTCCAAGACGCTCGACGAGCGCATGACGTGGTTCGTGAACCACGGCCCGCGGCACCCCGTGTTCGTCGCCGAGGCCGAGGGGCAGATCGCGGGCTGGGGATCGCTCTCACCGTACTCGGAGCGGCCCGCCTACGACGCCACCGTGGAGATCTCCATCTACATCGAGCGTTCGTGGCACCGGCGCGGCATCGGCGCGGCTCTCGGCCAGCAGCTGCTCGCAAGCGCGCGCGAAATCGGCCTGCACGTGATCGTCGCGCGCATCTGCACCGAGAACGAGGCCAGCCTACGGCTGACCCGCAATCTCGGTTTCGAGGACGCGGGCACGCTCCACGCAGTCGGCTTCAAGTTCGGCCGCTGGCTGGACGTCGCGCAGCTCGAGCTTGTGCTCTAG